In Corylus avellana chromosome ca8, CavTom2PMs-1.0, the genomic stretch ACCTAAGCTAAGGTTATTTTCACCTTAGTTCTTCATTTGCAATCTTAGAATAATATAGTTGCTCgcttctcttttgcttttttttctttagtttgtCTTAGATTCTAAGCCAATACATGGCCTAGAGCTTTCTCTTGGTGTTCAAGTGTTCATCATTTTCCAATCTAGCACTATTTAGCCACCTAGAGATGATTTAGTAGAGTTTTGCTTCTAAGAATTAGTGGTTAAGTGTTCTTCTATAATATTATTCTAAGGAATAAGCTATTGATTGTGCTTATCATGTAGATTCTATAAATATCTTAGAATTAAGAGAGTTTTAATTCAAACTTCAGTCTATTTTGTTTGTCTTAGAGCCCTTTACCTAATGTTAGAGTTTCAAAGATTTTCGTTTTCAGAAAAATTCTAGACCTGAACGGGGAGAGTTCACTATTAGTCGTCGAAAACGCCACTCTTTGTATATCactttatttctaaattttgggTTCGCAAAATGTGTTTGGGCataattatattcaatttgGTAAATAAGTGACTAATATTAGTGTTTGGTGAATTCCGAAATTAATTCGGAGCTTGTTcagtttttgacttaaaaaatagtgtcttaaattttcaaatcgttaaagaaaatcaaaccttCTAAGGAAAGGCACTAACTACTATCTCATAAATTAACATCCCAAAATGTTATTGTATAGTTGTCTTTCTGCAGCCTCTAACTTTAATATAACATAGCTCATTGGGGAGATTAATATCTTAAGTTAGTCAAGTGTGTATCATCATATAGATTAGATGTGATTGCCTATTGGCTTAATGTTAGTCGTGATCACCATCAACCTGACTACACTTCTCTATCCCTTTTAGGAGATCACGTTATAATCTATGAAGTGAGGAGAACCCTCCGTAGGGAGCATGGCCCATGGCCAAGGCAAGATGCCCATCACTCCATTCTTTTTGGTGGATCTTATGTCGACTGCTAGAATCAAAATAGATGATTCTCTTCCACTTGATGTTTCTAAGAATATGGGTTTTGACTACTTGCCTCTATAATTGGATCTTGTATCCCAATCTTATAAGTGATCCTAACTTATTAGGTTCCTTATCTTATTAGGCATAGGCTTCTTATTGATTAAAACAAGATTAATCCAATTATTTTCCCAGAATAGGAGCCCTAATTTATATGATATGGTTAACCCTTCAATGTCAAGGCATTATCCTTTCTCAAGGAACTTTTGTCATACATTAGGTGCTAGGAGCTAAAAGCTCCCACTCCTTATTTAAAGACAATTCAAACCccaaaaattttcataaataGAAATGTGttcatccattagggaatggctgcacctggtcacaaaaccattggattcaaaacccacataacaacacacacatttgaccatagaatgaagtctaACATAGGAAGCCCATGGCCCTaataccgcacgtaccggtgtaccatgtcatacaatgcatcttatcaatcAGTTAATTAAGCAGTTACTAAGTAGTTacaaaatgtagacatgctcatatcatactcgtggtcaatcaactgacatatcccacatttttaaggaaagagttcataagtgtttacttacctcgcaCGCTTGCTTGAATCCTCCGACATtgctaaatcctgctataacAGAATATAACACGTCGTTATACGTAGAACTAGAGGACCCTTACGAGTAGGATACTAAGTTAACCTAATGTAAAGGGTTGCTGGGACCTAAGTTGCACAAATGGGGCTAAGGCGGATGTCTAATGTCTTAACCGTATATTCAGGCTCGAGAGCGTACTTCCGGTCAGTGAGTAGGCATTTTGGCCAAAAGCTCCTAACGGGGTTTCAAGGCTCCTATGCAATCTAGAGGCTACTATAACTCCTTCTAGGCTACAAAATAAGCACATGCATCAtaagaaaactcaacatcatgcaatacaaggaatcaaagaaacttttaaaactcttttggaaacatttcttgattttgtaagaAAAGATAGAAGAACTTTAACATGGTGCTCAGAACATGTTGAAAGGCAATAATGACGACAACAAGAGGATAAGAATAGGTAAGGGATTACCTTGGAAAAATGGCAAGAGCAcaagctttcttctttctctctcccaaatcacaaaactcacaagacACTCACACAAGTGATTCAAGAGAGCCTTGGGGCAGAATGATGGTTTCAAAGGGGTGGTGGGGGTTGGCATTTATAGGCCAGAAAAGctgagggcgctaccaactattctgaaaagtagcggacgtcccatactattggggcgtacgtccaGTATTGTTTATTCAATGGTCCAAAGGGTGCATCATACATACAGTACGATGGTCAACcgaaaagtagcgtacgtccagTGGTCCCCCATCATACGTCCTCACTATAAGTTAGAGGCGTATGTACAGTGGTCCCACATCGTACGTCCTCACTAGAGACAAAGGCGTACGTCCAACAACCCTAGTGTATGTACGATCAGAAAGGGTTAAGCTTGGGCTTATGCTTCAAAATGTTTAGGAGTTTTTAGGCAATAAGTGTGGGCATAGGTCCTTTGTTATAAAATCGGATTTTACATAAATTCTTTAGTCGTTCTTTGTAGAAAATCTTTTAATGAAAACAATTGTTTTGTGTCGGGGTATTACATGTTAGGGTTGCTCCTCCGCCTATGGCGCCACCTAGCTTCAAGCACCGCTAACCCATTCCTAAAATTGCACTTCTCTCTCTCGGGTCTCTCTAAAATCGCagctttctctccctctctcacgtGCTGCCTCTCCCTCtgtctattttcttctctccttctccttctcttttttttttttttttttttttctctccttctctctctctctctctctctctctctctctctctcgttttgGTCTAGGCAGGATAAACACTCCCTCTCCCACAGCTTATCTCTGCATCTTTCCCTCTCAATCTCACAGTGTCCCTCTCTcccttctccttctcttcttttctctccttGTCTCTCAACTCTCTCTCGCTCATGAAGACGCAAGGAGTAACGCTCCCTGGTTTTATAGAATgagggggggggaggggggtgtgTCCTTTTTCTAGTAAAACAATTGGGGATCAGCGGTCACCAATTTGATGCCCATCCACGCGTGGATGGCTTGTTAACTGCTAAGGGTACAACTTTGTCCCCAAGCCTGCATCTCTGAATCTCTCTCAACCAATCTCTCCATCTCTTTTAGATTGTCAATCTCCCATACATATGCCTCTCTGATTTGGTCTCATCCctctcttattttcttccttatctttCTTAAcccaacatctctctctctctctctcaagcttgGTGACCCCAGCTCCTTGCTCCACCCACACCTTCCACGTGAAGGTGTGGCAGGCAGCAAGCATACTGTCTGCTACTATGCAGCAGCTTGACTTCACGTGAAAGTCAAGCTTTCACGTGAGGCCAAGTCCTCTCTTCTTCTCACGTGATTTCCAAGTAAGTCCATCCATCAACTTCTAAGTGTACCAAATTACCCATCTTAGTCCCTTAAACCACAAAAGACCCATTACCCCCTattgtcttttttccttttttgtggTTTAATACAATTATCAAGATAAATCTCCAAGTCACAAATTAAATCCTCTAATACCATAGAAAATCAAAACCTATAATTATATCCTCATTAACAAATCCggatcttataaaataaaatcaccaATTAAAACCCTTTATGACAAATGTTGAATTATTCTTAAATAATTATTTCCTCCAAAATAGGAAATAATTTTAGGGTATTACATAACGGGACTGGAGGGATTGCCAATAACCCTAGCAAAATGGTTAATACTAGTTTTGGGGACGTTACAATAACTATAATGTATGGtttacccaagatattacctaTTCTCAGAAGAGTTGGCACTGtccaagggacctgtaatacaattcGATGCTCCGACTATTATATGCTAACATCCATAACTAGCAGCTCGACTAAGTCTGACCTTAGGTGGTctacgctactaatgatgtacgtcatgTGGTGACCCGCCAATTAAACATAGTTgtgccggtcacgaaacaactattggatctaaggcccatataatgtacacacatttgactatagaatcaagtatatatagtaagctcatgaccATTATAACACGTGTATCGGTGTATCATGTCATACATTGCATCTCATTAATCAGTTATTAAGGTAGTTACTAAGTTGGGTAAAAAGTAATTATGCTCATAACTTACACGTGCTCAATCAGCTGACATATCAAacgttttttaagaaaagtagtcgtaagtatttacttacttTGTACGCTCGCTCGATTCCCTAGACATTTGGAACTcctactataacgaaacatAGTTCATTGTTATATGCAATACTAAAGAACCTATTATAAACACATAAGGTTCTAGTCGAAAAGCAATCTAGCTAAAAGGTtataaaaccctaatttcactCATTTTGTACACTAGTCAAATGTTGAAGCTTTTAGCCGAGCGTTCGGTCAGATGCTAGAGTGCTTGCAAGGCCCCTATCATTAAACCACTACGTAACAAATTTCATCTTAGGTTCGTAATGAGTGCATGCAATCATAATATACTATGACATCATGAAAACTTGGGAAAACAATGTGTTTTTAACACGTTTGAAAACCCTTTGAATAGTATCACAAACTCATCATAGTCCTCAAGACTtgtaaaaagaataaatattacAAGAATAACATGAAAACTAACCGAGTACAGAAGAGTTTACCTTGAAGATGATCTCCAACTTCAAAACCTCCTaattctctctctaaaaatCTCTTCTCACTCTAGAGTTAGAGTTTTTAGTGGAGGGGGTGGAGTTTGGGGCAAGGAGAGGATGGTATTTATACGGGAATGGATGTATATTGGTTTGAAAGTGTGGAGAATTggttaaaattacatttttagaCTGTCACTGAATGTTTGATACTATGGTCGAATGTTCGATGTACTATTATACAATAGTTTTAGGGTTGTAGGTTGAACATTTGGTCAATGCCCAAGGGTCCTTAAATGGGTCAACGAACATTCGAGGTGGTTCTCTATCGAACGTTTGCACTAAAGGTTGAGCTCGAACATTCGGTGGTCCCTCATCGAACGTTCAACCAGAGGCTAAAATCTAGGCTTTGGCTATTcgtaaatataaaaattaaagtttttcttaagaaaatgttttaagGCTCTTTGATTTTGAGACTCTGTTTGAAAAAGGCGATAAGCCCTTATTAGAGTTTTGAAATCTCATGACATCAATGGTAATCTCGCCACCcctagattttttattttagttttatttaattttaatagttttaaagGGCATTGAAAAGTTAAATGCAAAAAAGTTACTTTGACGCAGCCGAGAAattcccaattttattttaacacaaaatactatgatattatttataatagAATGGCAGAAGGAGGAGTATGTCTAGAAATTTGATACTCTAGTCTAGAAGACTAGAATAatagtttgaaaaataaagtggattttctctttaaaaattcAATTCGATGCATCCATGTATCGTCTATGTCGGGGACTCGGTCTGGAATCGCCATTAGAACGTACGCCGCCACGTTTTCCCATATTCCCCatacatttcaaaaaaagaagaagaataattaataaataataattggctaaaaaaaaaaaaaaaaagaaagaaagaaagaaagccgCTCCTCCTCACATCTCCCAACCCGAAgatttcaattttctctctctctctctctctcttgggcTCACAGCCTTTTCTAATTTGGATTTCACAAAAGCCTCCGTGAGATAGATTATGTTCTAGAAGCTTCACGAATCTACTGGTGCAACATAGCCACCAAGCCCCACCCTATTCATGGATCACCCTTACGATGCCTGAGCTGCGAAGCCGAGCACGCACGAACCAGGCATCCGACAACCCGGATCCGAACCGGATTAACCGACAACAACCACAACCCGACTACAAGAACAAGCTCCTAAACGTGCCAACTCGCTTGAGAAGGGGAACCGAGCGGAACCGGAGAAGTAACAAGAACGCGATCGGCGTCGGCGAGAGGGGGAGAGGCCGCAAGGTTGTCACCGAAGCGAGGTCGTTGAAGGACGACGAAGAAggaggagaggaggaggagattagggttttgagggaGGGAGGTGGGGAAAAAGCCATGGATGATTGCGATAGTGGCGGCGCCGGCGGCCATAGCGGCAATAAGGGCCTGGGGGCCGAGGATGAAGGCAGCACTGCTCCTCTCCCTGAGAAGGTTTCCTTCTATTCTCTAATTTCGTGTTTCGTTTTTGGTTTTCTGAATTTCTGTTTGGATGATGGGAAAGCTGAGGAAAAggggagaaaatgaaaatttgattgTGAGTTTTGTGTTTTCCTGTTTTTCTACATCAAAACCTATGGGCTTTATCGAGTGAGGTGAGCTCAGCCGTGCGTTATGAGAGCTAAATATCACAGCTCCCTTTTGTTCTTGATGAAGAAAAATGAGGAAATCTTTGGGTTTTTGGAGTCttgctctgtttggttgttaggaaataaagtaaaacaaacaatttttaaataaagatattCTTCTTTTCTGAGATcgattctctttttcttttttgcatgtTCATTCTTCTTTATTCACCCGATTTGCTTAAGGTCTTGATAATTGCTTCTGtggattctttttttgtttttttaattgcaaaatTAGTCAGTTGGGGGCTAGATTGCCTGGATTCAtagtaataattaaaaaaaacttagggaggAAATGCAATAAGAAGAACAGTGATTTCCATGGGCTATAACTTGCATGCAATATTGTTTTGCATTTCTGTgtactcattttattatttggtttgttTACAACAGGTCCAAGTAGGTAGTTCCCCAGTGTacagaatagaaagaaaattggGAAAAGGAGGCTTTGGACAAGTGTATGTTGGTCGACGGGCTGGTAATTCAAACGAAAGAAATGGCCCTGGAGCTGTAGAGGTATGACATGTTTGCTATATGGTGCATCTGCTTTCTTCAGTAAATATGTTGATACTTTTGGTGTTAACATGAGGGCGTGATCTCTCTTAACTTTCAGGTAGCTTTAAAATTTGAGCATAGGAGTAGTAAAGGATGTAATTATGGACCGCCATATGAGTGGCAAGTTTACAGGTAAGGCTCTTATCAGTGCTTGTTATATGTTTGATCTGTACATCGCATTTTCACCGTAGAAATCTTACTATATTTGTGTGTATGTGGTTTTAAATTCAACTGTTAACGGGTTTTGTGCAGTGCACTTGGCGGTAGTCATGGTGTTCCACGAGTCCATTATAAGGGCAGGCAAGGCGAGTACTACATTATGGTATGTGTTCACTTTCATATGTTCCTTTTGATTTCATTGTAATGAAGTCGTAGTGTCTTAGTTCTGGCTTTAGAATCCCTAAgataattttaaattgattCCAGGTCATGGATATGCTTGGGCCAAGTTTATGGGATGTTTGGAATAATAACTCACACACGTAAGCTTCTTTTTGAAATTGATGGCTGAAATTCATTGTTCTTTTTACTCATTCAGGAATGGATCCATTGTTGCCTATCTAATGtttacttttctctttttgactACAGGATGTCTACTGACATGGTGGCATGTATTGCCATTGAGGCTATCTCCATATTAGAGAAGATGCACTCTAAGGGGTGATACTTTTATTTcaattctgattatattctgtTTCTTTAACTACAAATATAAATTGTTTCTTGTTAAATGAATTAGAGTTAGTTTTTTGACACTGGAATCTCCTTAGCCTGTTAGATCCTATTGTTATGGTACATGGGCGGTGTCAATGTCCATGAAGCCCTTACACCCCGTTATTTTGTAGGGACCTGTTTATAGATGTGATGGCAGTGTGGTGAATATTATCTGGGTATTTGTGGGTGCCATGGTTGAAGAGCAACTGTTTCTTCTCAGGGCCCATCAACCTTTACATTAAATAATTTGAGACAGTATTCCATAATTATTGCACTTAATCATGCTAGCTAGTGTATGATAAAGAATTGTTAGTGTTTGAGTGGTCTCCCATCATTGCATTATATGTGTGGTTATGATGTTGCTGCTGATCTCATTGGCATGTATCTGATCTTATTGGCAGATATGTCCATGGGGACGTAAAACCTGAGAATTTTTTGCTTGGTCCTCCTGGGACTCCTGAAGAAAAAAAGCTATTTCTTGTGGACCTTGGATTAGGTAAGTTAAATTGCTGTTCGGCATCTTTTTACTAGCCCAGGAAGTTGAAGTACTGATGTGTTGTTCTCTGTATGTCTTGATCTTACAGCCACCAGGTGGCGAGACAGTACAACTGGCTTGCATGTTGAGTATGATCAACGTCCTGATGTTTTCAggtaaaataacaatttatttaacTATAATTCTGCTGAACTTAGCTTACCATGGGAGTCTTGTATTGCTTATTGCTGTATGATATTGTGATCCAGGGGAACTGTCCGGTATGCTAGTGTACATGCTCATCTTGGTAGAACTGGTAGCAGGAGAGATGACTTAGAATCTCTTGCGTATactcttgtttttcttctccGTGGCCGGTTGCCATGGCAAGGATATCAggttctaaattttcaaaattcaatggGGTTGAGTTTGACGTAACTGTGTTTTTTCTTCTAACATTGTGATTCTTTAGGGAGAAAATAAAGGATTCCTTGTTAGCAAGAAGAAAATGGCCACATCCCCAGAAACTCTGTGTTGCTTTTGTCCTCAGCCTTTCCGGCAGTTTGTTGAGTATGTGGTAAATTTGAAGTTTGACGAAGAACCTAACTATGCAAAATATATCTCTCTCTTTGATGGGATTGTTGGTCCAAATCCAGATATAAGGCCAATAAACACTGACGGTGCTCAAAAGGTACTTTTAGTGTTCTTGCAACTGCATAACAGCTCTAGATATATTTGTAAAGGTTAAAGTATATGTATTGTCCCTGAAAGTCACTTAAATTTCAAGTTTGTTCCTTGAATATTTTGCCTATCAAATTGTTCTATGTTTTTACAAAAATCTTCATTTTACTGTTTTTTCCTTTACACCTACTGAAGTGATAGAATTCAGTGTTGGAGCTCTTTTTTATGATGTGGCACATTTCGAAACCAAGAAAGCCTAACCAGCTGCCAAGccatctaatttttatttttttggtgatgGGGTTGGGGGCTGGGAGGAAGAATTACTGAGCCATGTTGCTGATGTAGGCCCTTTTGTTTCTAAATAGAGCAACATCATTATAAAAACTGCTACATCAGCCAATTCTGTCACTCCTCTAGATGGTGTAAGGGAAAAGCCCAATCTGAAGTGTTTTGGAAAACACAACGATCATGGCACACAATTTTCAAGGGAATGAATTTGAAATTGGCAGTAATTTTTCAGCTACACAACATATTTTGAGTTATCTAACATGTATCTTGTTATTTTGAAGCTTATATATCAGGTTGGACATAAGAGAGGCCGATTGACcatggaggaggaagatgatgaACAGCCGAAGAAGAAGATTCGAATGGGGATGCCTGCAACACAATGGATTAGTGTTTATAATGCTCGTCGGCCAATGAAGCAAAGGTATGTGGTTGAAGTTACTCGATAAGATCGTCTAGTGTGTGGCAAGAGGATGTGAGAGGTTGATGTTTTCATCTCCTGTTGCAGATATCACTATAATGTGGCAGAAGTAAGGCTCTCCCAACACATTGAAAAAGGATATGAAGATGGGTTGTTTATCAGTAGTGTGGCTTCATGTTCAAACCTTTGGGCCCTTATTATGGATGCTGGCACTGGCTTTACTGGTCAAGTTCATGAACTCTCGCCCTACTTTCTTCACAAGGTTGCATTTAGAACTGTTGTCTATGAAATATAAAGTCTTGTTTTATTTGCATCTAGAACAGTTGTTTATGAAATATAGAATTTACATGTTGATTAaatgcattgcatttttgtacTTCATTGTGCTGTATAGATGTTAATTACTAATGCCTATAGCATTTTAACTCTGTGTAAGTCAACAAATTAATCTTGTCTATCTTCTAATTCTGTGTAGGAATGGATTATGGAGCAATGGGAGAAGAATTACTATATCAGTGCAATAGCTGGAGCTAATAATGGGAGTTCATTAGTTGTTATGTCCAAGGGTTAGTCATAGTATCTTTGAGCAATATCAATTTTAACAGGATTTTTATCTACCCATCTTAACTTTTATTGGTTCTTTGAATTTAGGGACACAGTACTTACAGCAGTCCTATAAAGTCAGCGATTCATTTCCGTTCAAGTGGATCAACAAAAAATGGAGGGAGGGATTTTATGTTACTGCCATGGCCACTGCTGGAAGTAGATGGGCAATTGTTATGTCTCGTGGTGCAGGATTTTCTGACCAGGTTTTGTTCGATTATCTGGATCACTGCTCACTTGGAATGCTTTGTGGTagcacaaaaaaaattgaattgacttttttttttcttccaggTTGTGGAACTAGATTTTCTCTATCCTAGTGAAGGTATTCATCGAAGGTGGGATGGTGGTTACCGCATCACATCAACGGCTGCAACTTGGGACCAAGCTGCTTTTGTTCTTAGTGTTCCAAGAAGAAAACTGTCCGATGAAACTCAAGAGACTCTCAGAACTTCTGCTTTTCCTAGCACACACGTCAAGGTAGACTATTTAGTTTAAACATTTTCTCCCTGTTTTCTTCATATCCACCATTCTCTctgaaactaaaatttctacaTGGTGTTTATGCAGGAGAAATGGGCAAAGAATCTTTATATTGCATCAATTTGCTATGGTCGAACTGTTTCATGAACTGTCAAAGTTCTGTTGGGATGCCACTAATGTCATTTTGACCACTCACTTCTATGGCCCGCGGACTGGCTTTTAGCACGTACTTCTTGGAACCAAGGATCCTCTCAAGGCAAATTTACTGATCATGGCATTTTGGAGATGATGTATGCAAAACTCTTCTTTATTGCCGCCATCACATAGCATCTGTTACAAAAACCTGTGCACTGTCTTTCAATTGTGTCAAAATGCTTGCGAGGCTAATTTAAAATCATATATCCACCTGCAATGGGGATCACTTCTACCTGTCATTAAAAAGTTTGTACAGTTTTGAACAATAATCACGTGGTTGAAGGCATGTGCACAGGTCATTCTGATTATTGATGGTATTTTGGGAGGTACAATTATCATTTTGCTGTGGGCTCTGGACATTCTCAGCTGTTCAGCCTGTACCTagtctcttttttcttttttaaagttctTTTTGGACTTGAAGATACTTCTGGGGTGTCACTTGAACTGAGAGCAAGTGGTTGTACACGTTGAGCAACAGTTTGTAATGatctcttaattattattgttccTCATGCTATAATTTAATTGAATACTTTTGCACCTCCCTTCGACTGATATGGCGCTTAATGTGCATGGCTTGTGCAAGTATATGCAAGTGCTATTTGTGCCTGTAACAAAATCATGgaactggtttttttttttttttttcccttgctAAAgtgtagcctttttttttttcagtacaATTATTTTCTCACAATTTGTATTATGATCCCAGTGGTTGCTTTGATTTAGATTTTGAACTGGTTTCTGGGTACATATTTTTCAAGCTGAAGATCTGCTCAAATTCTGAAGttcatgtcaattttttttttcatgatagGTTTCTTCATATTCACACCTGCATGTGCATATCTTATATTGtgtatgtatatacatatacacaggCATGCATTCATGGATGATTATTGCTAATGCACATTGCATTTGACTGCCAAAGAGGAAGCAGGGTTGGCTATTTGCTGATGTGGTTGTCAGTTGCAACTAATGTTGTTAGATACAAATATTAGTCAATTTTCTTGGCATTCTCTTAAATTCTTCTGTAGTGGTTTAGATTGGTTGTTGAGCACTGACTATTTATATACCGTGCCGGTGTACCTTGATTTTCATAAAACTTGGCAATGTGAATGTGCTGTATTTTCAGTGTATTTTAGCATCAAAGATTAGGTAGTAATTTTGCTCAAGATCTTGGAAGCAGAAATATAGAAGGCAAGCTCCTTGTGTCCATGTtagaatttttcttcttttgtttttttaaagtgGTACCGACAAAAACTCCAGTCTTCCACTGGTAAGTCCTGGGAGTGTCACTGGGAAACTTAAGTTCTTTGATGTGCAGTTTGTGGAAAGCATTTTTCTGATAGTTTAGGACCTGAATATTGTTACAGTAtgattaatcaaatttaattttatattcagGTACAACTTAAGATTCTTATGGCTTATTCATACCAAGCCTATTTTTACGGTAAGGATCCACCTTTACTTGTTTTCATTATGCACATAGATGGCTTTCAATATTTCTTTAGGAGATAAGGCAAGCTGAATATGTGGTAAATGTCTTGCATCCAGGGTCTGTTTGGATGTCATGGAATCTGACTGGCTTTATTGAGATCTACTCGTGGTGGTTGAAATCCTTCATCCACAATGGTGCTATGAAATGCCCAGGTCATCACCACAAATAAGGGTATGGAATACTTCTTTCCCCAAGATGATTTTTTCTCCCCCccacacacaccaaaaaaaaggGATCATTTCGTAGATGACTGCCATTTTGTTTCTTGggtattatatattttatgcattCTACTCGTTTAGAAACTTGACATTCTGTACACCTGATCATGTCGGGGGCCCTCAGGGCAACGATACACTTATTGTGAGAGGATAACATAGGAAATTCATGAGATTTGCAACATGGTCATCAATTTTAGGTTTGAATACCAACAAGAATCGTTATGATAGAAATAATTGTATTGAAGATTACGCTCCATTTAATCATGGGCGAGAATGAGATCAACATTGGCAAAAgcaattttttcctttgattatGATGCCATCTTATTTCATTTGAGTAGAATGATAAATATTTATGGATTTTTCAACTGTGTCTGTCCTAAATTCAATAACATCAATATGCAGTACATATTGAAAGAACGTGTTTTATTCTTCTCCAGtgtcctttctttctttctttctttttattctagGTGTACTGGAAAATATACCAACCCTTTTTGCTTTGGTAGAAGGAAGCCTGTTTATATGGTCCTGAGTTTCAACATGtgaaactcataaaaaaaaaaacatgtgaaataATTCCCAAGAATCAAGgtgttaatttttaatgtctGTAAAGCTCAGATACCCTTTCCGGAGGTGTCACAATAAAGGGACAGTTAGATCTGCAATGGAGACAACTCTTATGTTATACTAAAAGACAATGTAGATTCTGATTGTAGAAGTGCAGCACTACTATATATTGAGGTTGTGCAAGCTTCACCTGAACTGAGCCAGAACTTTGCCCGTGTGTGTGGATGTAC encodes the following:
- the LOC132189934 gene encoding casein kinase 1-like protein HD16 isoform X1 — protein: MPELRSRARTNQASDNPDPNRINRQQPQPDYKNKLLNVPTRLRRGTERNRRSNKNAIGVGERGRGRKVVTEARSLKDDEEGGEEEEIRVLREGGGEKAMDDCDSGGAGGHSGNKGLGAEDEGSTAPLPEKVQVGSSPVYRIERKLGKGGFGQVYVGRRAGNSNERNGPGAVEVALKFEHRSSKGCNYGPPYEWQVYSALGGSHGVPRVHYKGRQGEYYIMVMDMLGPSLWDVWNNNSHTMSTDMVACIAIEAISILEKMHSKGYVHGDVKPENFLLGPPGTPEEKKLFLVDLGLATRWRDSTTGLHVEYDQRPDVFRGTVRYASVHAHLGRTGSRRDDLESLAYTLVFLLRGRLPWQGYQGENKGFLVSKKKMATSPETLCCFCPQPFRQFVEYVVNLKFDEEPNYAKYISLFDGIVGPNPDIRPINTDGAQKLIYQVGHKRGRLTMEEEDDEQPKKKIRMGMPATQWISVYNARRPMKQRYHYNVAEVRLSQHIEKGYEDGLFISSVASCSNLWALIMDAGTGFTGQVHELSPYFLHKEWIMEQWEKNYYISAIAGANNGSSLVVMSKGTQYLQQSYKVSDSFPFKWINKKWREGFYVTAMATAGSRWAIVMSRGAGFSDQVVELDFLYPSEGIHRRWDGGYRITSTAATWDQAAFVLSVPRRKLSDETQETLRTSAFPSTHVKEKWAKNLYIASICYGRTVS
- the LOC132189934 gene encoding casein kinase 1-like protein HD16 isoform X2; amino-acid sequence: MPELRSRARTNQASDNPDPNRINRQQPQPDYKNKLLNVPTRLRRGTERNRRSNKNAIGVGERGRGRKVVTEARSLKDDEEGGEEEEIRVLREGGGEKAMDDCDSGGAGGHSGNKGLGAEDEGSTAPLPEKVQVGSSPVYRIERKLGKGGFGQVYVGRRAGNSNERNGPGAVEVALKFEHRSSKGCNYGPPYEWQVYSALGGSHGVPRVHYKGRQGEYYIMVMDMLGPSLWDVWNNNSHTMSTDMVACIAIEAISILEKMHSKGYVHGDVKPENFLLGPPGTPEEKKLFLVDLGLATRWRDSTTGLHVEYDQRPDVFRGTVRYASVHAHLGRTGSRRDDLESLAYTLVFLLRGRLPWQGYQGENKGFLVSKKKMATSPETLCCFCPQPFRQFVEYVVNLKFDEEPNYAKYISLFDGIVGPNPDIRPINTDGAQKVGHKRGRLTMEEEDDEQPKKKIRMGMPATQWISVYNARRPMKQRYHYNVAEVRLSQHIEKGYEDGLFISSVASCSNLWALIMDAGTGFTGQVHELSPYFLHKEWIMEQWEKNYYISAIAGANNGSSLVVMSKGTQYLQQSYKVSDSFPFKWINKKWREGFYVTAMATAGSRWAIVMSRGAGFSDQVVELDFLYPSEGIHRRWDGGYRITSTAATWDQAAFVLSVPRRKLSDETQETLRTSAFPSTHVKEKWAKNLYIASICYGRTVS